The Neofelis nebulosa isolate mNeoNeb1 chromosome X, mNeoNeb1.pri, whole genome shotgun sequence genome has a segment encoding these proteins:
- the LOC131502014 gene encoding Y-box-binding protein 3-like yields the protein MGDVGEVTRTEVTASVPPQAAQKLLVSLGGGDLPRAPVAGNLGGDVIPKTTAAAGAKGKVPKKVIAKRVRGSVKWFNVKNGYGFISRHDTQEDVFVHQTAITRNNPHKYQRSVGDGETVEFDVVQGERGTQAANVTGPAGTPVQGSRYAANRPRFRRGFYICRRGPPLHGPRGTEDDVDEGEASGEGFTKAQGQRRRLPGGPQDQRLQRFPPFRRASALSRGPSILAPTSGPWPAHLPASTPASRPECAPRRGPGPSYLLSRPRARGIIPGPRPSAGISEELEAEDKESGCDAGGPKQKHPPCYGSRRPNNPRHRPQQVPGAQGQVNMGGEGKTGKGPAETPASVAVAKKNSAAEEEDTLVADVPSATQAK from the coding sequence ATGGGTGACGTGGGAGAGGTCACCCGCACAGAGGTGACCGCCTCAGTACCCCCTCAAGCCGCGCAGAAACTCCTGGTTTCCTTGGGAGGTGGAGATCTTCCCCGGGCCCCAGTGGCTGGCAACCTCGGCGGAGACGTGATCCCCAAGACCACCGCGGCAGCAGGCGCCAAGGGAAAGGTGCCCAAAAAGGTCATCGCCAAGAGGGTGCGAGGCTCCGTCAAGTGGTTTAACGTGAAGAACGGGTACGGTTTCATCAGCAGGCATGATACCCAGGAAGATGTGTTCGTTCACCAGACGGCCATCACCCGGAACAACCCTCACAAGTACCAACGCAGCGTGGGCGACGGCGAGACGGTCGAGTTTGATGTGGTGCAGGGCGAGCGGGGCACCCAGGCCGCTAACGTGACCGGGCCAGCGGGTACCCCAGTGCAAGGCAGTCGCTACGCTGCCAACCGCCCCCGCTTCCGCAGGGGCTTCTACATCTGCCGCCGCGGGCCACCCCTGCACGGTCCCAGGGGCACTGAGGACGACGTCGACGAAGGTGAGGCCAGTGGCGAAGGCTTCACGAAGGCCCAGGGCCAGAGGCGCCGCCTGCCCGGCGGACCCCAAGACCAAAGGCTGCAGCGCTTTCCGCCCTTCCGCAGGGCCTCAGCCCTGTCTCGCGGCCCTTCGATCCTCGCTCCCACCAGCGGCCCGTGGCCTGCCCACCTGCCCGCGTCCACCCCAGCCTCAAGGCCCGAGTGCGCCCCTCGGCGGGGGCCCGGCCCCAGCTACCTGCTGAGTCGCCCTAGGGCTCGAGGCATCATTCCTGGTCCAAGACCCTCAGCAGGCATTTCTGAGGAGCTGGAGGCGGAAGACAAGGAAAGCGGGTGCGACGCAGGAGGGCCGAAGCAGAAGCACCCACCATGCTATGGATCCCGCCGCCCCAACAACCCACGCCACCGCCCGCAGCAGGTGCCCGGTGCCCAGGGCCAGGTCAACATGGGAGGAGAAGGCAAGACCGGGAAGGGCCCTGCGGAAACACCCGCTTCGGTTGCTGTGGCCAAGAAGAACAGCGCCGCTGAGGAGGAGGACACCTTGGTCGCTGATGTCCCCTCTGCCACCCAGGCCAAGTAA